In a genomic window of Curtobacterium sp. MCBD17_035:
- a CDS encoding phage portal protein translates to MGFLSALGLDRKRFDALSTPVDLGVVSPWSDGNLQQIVVADVFGADIADRLPMDRTRAMTIPVVARARNLLVSTIAKYPLLAMNAAGPLDPKAQPTFLYRTNGLVPPQDRMAWTIDDLIFYGVSLWLVERGADGQITDAAWVRREQWHIEAGVFEVEDDDGQWRPLTREQYILFNPPFEGLLTIAQRSLRGAIATEEAWVGRMLNPLPLLDLHITDDTRLEPEEVQAMVQQWAKARMSPNGAVGSTPQNVDLRVLGNVPTDLFVEGRNAIRTDIGSFLNIPVQMLDGTVQDSTVTYSSTSSTSSSNPNWTRYYTESVPFWTAFIEAALSQDNVVPRGTRIRFDRSEDLEPNVPQPTGLPEED, encoded by the coding sequence GTGGGATTCCTCTCCGCTTTGGGACTCGACCGGAAGCGCTTCGACGCGCTGTCAACACCGGTCGATCTTGGCGTTGTGTCCCCGTGGTCTGACGGGAACTTGCAGCAGATCGTCGTAGCCGACGTGTTCGGCGCGGACATCGCTGACCGCCTGCCGATGGACCGCACCCGGGCGATGACCATTCCCGTGGTCGCGCGCGCCCGGAACCTGCTGGTGTCCACCATCGCGAAGTACCCGCTGCTGGCGATGAACGCCGCGGGACCGCTGGACCCGAAGGCGCAGCCAACGTTCCTGTACCGCACCAACGGACTCGTGCCGCCGCAGGACCGCATGGCGTGGACCATCGATGACCTCATCTTCTACGGAGTGTCGTTGTGGCTGGTGGAGCGCGGCGCGGACGGGCAGATCACCGACGCGGCGTGGGTTCGTCGGGAGCAGTGGCACATCGAAGCGGGCGTGTTCGAGGTTGAAGACGACGACGGGCAGTGGCGTCCCCTGACCCGGGAGCAGTACATCCTGTTCAACCCGCCGTTCGAGGGGCTGCTGACCATCGCGCAGCGCAGCCTCCGCGGCGCTATCGCCACTGAAGAGGCGTGGGTCGGCCGGATGCTGAACCCCCTGCCGCTCCTGGACCTGCACATCACCGACGACACCCGCCTGGAACCCGAAGAGGTGCAGGCGATGGTGCAGCAGTGGGCGAAAGCACGGATGAGTCCGAACGGCGCTGTCGGTTCCACCCCGCAGAACGTGGACCTCCGCGTCCTCGGCAACGTGCCCACCGACCTGTTCGTGGAGGGCCGCAACGCGATCCGCACCGACATCGGATCGTTCCTGAACATCCCGGTGCAGATGCTCGACGGCACCGTGCAGGACTCCACCGTCACGTACTCGTCCACGTCGTCCACGTCGTCGTCGAACCCGAACTGGACCCGTTACTACACGGAGTCCGTGCCGTTCTGGACCGCGTTCATCGAAGCGGCGCTGTCGCAGGACAACGTCGTGCCCCGCGGTACCCGCATCCGCTTCGACCGAAGCGAAGACCTCGAACCGAACGTTCCGCAGCCGACCGGGCTGCCTGAGGAGGACTGA
- a CDS encoding Nif3-like dinuclear metal center hexameric protein — protein MPTLRAVLAAAEALWPADGAESWDAVGLVSGDPDAEVRHVHLTVDAVPEVAREAVALGADLLVAHHPLLLRGVTTIAETTYKGSVLATLVRGGCALLAAHTNADVVTTGTSAVLADRLGLVEQRPIEPGARPGTGIGRVGVLAAPMTLGALARHLVDVLPATASGVRVSGEHDRPVRTVALCAGAGDSLLGAPEVLAADVYVTSDLRHHPASEFRERAMLSDGPALVDTSHWATEWLWLDVAAAQLADATGVRVTVSDIRTDPWDFAVLPSSAPHADGTDEGPQPTDPEGAAA, from the coding sequence ATGCCGACCCTCCGCGCCGTCCTCGCCGCCGCCGAGGCCCTCTGGCCCGCCGACGGCGCCGAGTCGTGGGACGCCGTCGGCCTCGTGTCGGGCGACCCCGATGCCGAGGTCCGTCACGTGCACCTCACCGTCGACGCCGTCCCCGAGGTCGCGCGAGAGGCCGTCGCGCTCGGCGCCGATCTGCTCGTCGCGCACCACCCGTTGCTCCTGCGTGGTGTGACCACGATCGCCGAGACCACGTACAAGGGGTCGGTCCTCGCCACCCTCGTGCGCGGCGGCTGCGCGCTCCTCGCCGCGCACACGAACGCCGACGTCGTGACGACCGGGACCTCCGCGGTGCTCGCCGACCGCCTCGGCCTCGTCGAGCAGCGCCCGATCGAACCGGGCGCCCGACCGGGGACCGGGATCGGCCGGGTGGGCGTCCTCGCCGCCCCGATGACGCTCGGGGCGCTCGCGCGGCACCTCGTCGACGTCCTGCCCGCCACGGCGTCGGGTGTCCGCGTGTCGGGCGAGCACGACCGCCCGGTCCGGACCGTCGCACTCTGCGCGGGTGCCGGCGACTCCCTGCTCGGTGCTCCCGAGGTGCTCGCCGCCGACGTCTACGTCACGAGCGACCTCCGGCACCATCCCGCGTCGGAGTTCCGGGAGCGCGCGATGCTGTCGGATGGTCCGGCACTCGTCGACACGTCGCACTGGGCCACGGAGTGGCTCTGGCTCGACGTCGCCGCCGCGCAGCTCGCCGACGCCACGGGCGTCCGGGTGACCGTGAGCGACATCCGAACCGACCCCTGGGACTTCGCCGTCCTCCCGTCGTCCGCCCCGCATGCCGACGGGACCGACGAGGGGCCCCAGCCGACCGACCCGGAAGGAGCCGCCGCGTGA
- a CDS encoding S53 family peptidase, translated as MTDSSKDPQLVPLAGSERPSAPGVRAAAALPPDSPVQATVVVRRANPVAPLDGTAVPMDRAAFVSAHGATEADLDLVRTTLEALDLTVLSADPATRHVRVEGTTAAMGRAFGTDLETVTSDAPGGGSAQHRHRSGSLSVPAALDGVVVAVLGLDDRPQARTQFRSVPAAARSTSYSPVELGTAYAFPPDIDGSGQTVAIIELGGGYVQSDLDTYFSGLGVGSPSVTAVGVDGAENVPGGDPNGADGEVMLDVEVVGALAPGAAIVVYFAPNTDAGFVDAVATAAHATPTPTAMSISWGQSEDAWTAQARSALDDAVVDAVSLGVTVTAAAGDNGSTDGQSDGGQHVDFPASSPHVLACGGTRLEASGTTITSETVWNDGASGGATGGGVSDAFPLPTWQQGVGVPGTAESSGGRGVPDVAAVADPETGYEVLVDGNRTVIGGTSAVAPLWAALIARIVQSTGRPLGLAQPVLYSAASTFRDVTSGSNGAFAAAPGWDACTGLGSPDGAALLGAVAAGSGSAGR; from the coding sequence ATGACCGACAGCTCGAAGGACCCGCAGCTCGTTCCGCTCGCCGGCAGCGAGCGTCCGTCCGCCCCCGGCGTCCGCGCCGCGGCGGCCCTCCCGCCCGACTCCCCGGTCCAGGCGACCGTGGTGGTGCGGCGCGCGAACCCCGTCGCGCCGCTCGACGGCACCGCCGTCCCGATGGACCGCGCCGCGTTCGTCAGTGCGCACGGGGCGACCGAGGCCGACCTCGACCTCGTCCGCACCACGCTGGAGGCCCTCGACCTGACCGTCCTCAGCGCCGACCCCGCCACGCGTCACGTGCGCGTCGAGGGGACGACCGCGGCGATGGGCCGGGCGTTCGGCACGGACCTCGAGACCGTCACGAGCGACGCGCCCGGCGGTGGCAGTGCCCAGCACCGGCACCGGTCGGGGAGCCTGAGCGTCCCCGCGGCACTCGACGGCGTCGTCGTGGCGGTGCTCGGCCTCGACGACCGCCCGCAGGCGCGGACGCAGTTCCGTTCCGTGCCCGCCGCCGCCCGCTCGACCAGCTACTCGCCCGTCGAGCTCGGCACCGCGTACGCGTTCCCGCCCGACATCGACGGCTCGGGCCAGACGGTGGCGATCATCGAACTCGGCGGCGGGTACGTGCAGTCCGACCTCGACACCTACTTCTCCGGTCTCGGCGTGGGCTCCCCGTCCGTGACCGCCGTGGGTGTCGACGGCGCCGAGAACGTCCCGGGTGGGGATCCGAACGGCGCGGACGGCGAGGTCATGCTCGACGTCGAGGTGGTGGGGGCGCTGGCTCCCGGAGCGGCCATCGTCGTGTACTTCGCCCCGAACACCGACGCCGGCTTCGTCGACGCCGTGGCCACCGCGGCGCACGCGACTCCGACCCCGACGGCCATGAGCATCAGCTGGGGACAGAGCGAGGACGCCTGGACCGCCCAGGCCCGCTCCGCGCTCGACGACGCCGTGGTCGACGCGGTGTCCCTCGGGGTCACCGTGACCGCGGCCGCGGGCGACAACGGCAGCACCGACGGGCAGTCGGACGGCGGGCAGCACGTGGACTTCCCGGCGTCGAGCCCGCACGTCCTCGCCTGTGGCGGGACGCGGCTCGAGGCCTCGGGCACGACGATCACCTCCGAGACCGTGTGGAACGACGGTGCGAGCGGTGGTGCCACGGGCGGTGGGGTCAGCGATGCGTTCCCGCTGCCGACCTGGCAGCAGGGCGTCGGCGTGCCGGGCACCGCCGAGTCGTCGGGCGGCCGAGGCGTCCCCGACGTCGCCGCGGTCGCCGATCCCGAGACCGGGTACGAGGTCCTCGTCGACGGCAACCGCACCGTCATCGGCGGCACGAGCGCGGTCGCTCCGCTGTGGGCCGCGCTGATCGCCCGGATCGTCCAGTCGACCGGGCGGCCGCTCGGGCTCGCGCAGCCGGTGCTGTACAGCGCGGCGTCGACCTTCCGCGACGTCACGTCGGGGTCGAACGGCGCCTTCGCGGCGGCTCCCGGGTGGGACGCCTGCACCGGGCTCGGCTCGCCGGACGGCGCTGCACTGCTCGGAGCCGTGGCCGCGGGCAGCGGTAGCGCTGGCAGGTGA
- a CDS encoding HNH endonuclease signature motif containing protein, with product MSQHHRNGGWTAKHLRVWKPRIAATLPAPCVDCGNPVFPDQQWDIGHIIPVSAGGTPTADNLGPSHRHCNRSAGGRLGAAHTNSGHRTTSHHDPRYPQP from the coding sequence ATGAGTCAGCACCACCGCAACGGCGGATGGACCGCCAAACACCTCCGCGTGTGGAAGCCCCGCATAGCAGCCACCCTGCCCGCACCCTGCGTCGACTGCGGCAACCCCGTGTTCCCCGACCAGCAGTGGGACATCGGCCACATCATCCCCGTCAGCGCAGGCGGTACACCCACAGCCGACAACCTCGGCCCCTCACACCGGCACTGCAACCGCTCCGCAGGCGGACGCCTCGGAGCAGCACACACCAACAGCGGCCACCGCACCACCAGCCACCACGACCCCCGCTACCCGCAACCGTAA
- a CDS encoding AAA family ATPase, translated as MNENLQQPNESDEQYQARVDDAVRNRKMGLLIDRQARAELDIVAEPELRFLTLDDIRARPQITWLADRFIARDTVAALSGPSGAGKSFVAVELACCIATGRAFLGERPVRQGRVLYIAGEGIAGLGQRVVAWEAAHGTTVPSDGLHFLDAGVNLSNEGSVNRLIDGNAEHRFDLIIVDTFSTLGGVRDENAAPEVATVIAALVRVRQANPGSAVLILHHTGKDADRGSRGSSAFQANVDTVWILRGESAAFSLSSKAQHGGKMKDAPTDEIVGLRLDTQDRSAVVVGGAATLDADSKDRLLTAIRTAFGDDEFRTGQITDDAMLADLRISERTAKNALRNLTSSGALTQVRHGAYRLAESATTG; from the coding sequence ATGAACGAGAACTTGCAGCAGCCCAACGAGTCGGACGAGCAGTACCAGGCTCGCGTGGACGACGCGGTTCGGAACCGGAAGATGGGTTTGCTCATCGACCGGCAGGCGCGCGCCGAACTCGACATCGTCGCGGAACCGGAACTGCGGTTCCTGACCCTCGACGACATCCGTGCCCGACCGCAGATCACCTGGCTGGCGGACCGGTTCATCGCTCGCGACACCGTCGCCGCGTTGTCCGGCCCGAGCGGGGCGGGGAAGTCGTTCGTGGCCGTTGAATTGGCGTGCTGCATCGCGACGGGACGTGCGTTCCTCGGGGAACGGCCGGTGCGGCAGGGTCGGGTGCTGTACATCGCTGGTGAGGGCATCGCGGGGCTGGGGCAGCGAGTCGTGGCGTGGGAAGCAGCGCACGGCACGACGGTGCCGTCCGACGGTCTGCACTTCCTCGACGCGGGCGTGAACCTGTCCAACGAGGGCAGCGTGAACCGTCTCATCGACGGCAACGCGGAACACCGCTTCGACCTCATCATCGTGGACACGTTCTCCACCCTCGGCGGGGTGCGCGACGAGAACGCCGCACCGGAAGTCGCGACGGTCATCGCGGCGCTGGTGCGGGTTAGGCAGGCGAACCCGGGCAGCGCGGTGCTGATCCTGCATCACACGGGGAAGGACGCGGACCGGGGTTCCCGTGGGTCGTCGGCGTTCCAGGCGAACGTGGACACGGTGTGGATTCTCCGCGGCGAATCCGCAGCGTTCAGCCTCAGCAGCAAGGCGCAGCACGGCGGGAAGATGAAGGACGCGCCGACGGACGAGATCGTGGGCCTCAGGTTGGACACGCAGGACCGGTCCGCTGTTGTCGTCGGCGGTGCAGCCACGCTCGACGCGGATTCGAAGGATCGGCTGCTGACCGCGATCCGCACCGCCTTCGGGGACGACGAGTTCCGCACCGGGCAGATCACCGACGACGCGATGCTCGCTGACCTTCGGATCAGTGAACGGACCGCGAAGAACGCGCTGCGGAACCTGACCAGCAGCGGGGCCCTGACGCAGGTTCGTCATGGCGCGTACCGCCTCGCGGAAAGTGCAACGACCGGATAG
- the ppgK gene encoding polyphosphate--glucose phosphotransferase — protein sequence MAQLAVGVDIGGTGIKGAIVDVESGALTSDRIKKATPEGGKPDDIAEVVVEIINELGMTNDEPIGICFPAVVKDGRTMSAANVSKKWIGFPAEELFEKRLGRQIHFVNDADAAGFAEQQFGAAKGVDGLVIMTTLGTGIGTALINDGVLIVNAELGHIEIDGVDYETKASYAAKERDDLSWKHWAKRLQKYYSHLEAYLSPELFVVGGGISKQHEEFLPLLDLQAKIIPATLRNNAGIIGAAKLAADSKE from the coding sequence ATGGCACAACTCGCGGTCGGCGTCGACATCGGCGGAACCGGCATCAAGGGCGCGATCGTCGACGTCGAGTCCGGCGCGCTCACGAGCGACCGGATCAAGAAGGCCACGCCCGAGGGCGGCAAGCCGGACGACATCGCCGAGGTCGTCGTCGAGATCATCAACGAGCTCGGCATGACGAACGACGAGCCGATCGGCATCTGCTTCCCCGCCGTGGTGAAGGACGGCCGGACCATGTCCGCGGCCAACGTGTCGAAGAAGTGGATCGGCTTCCCGGCCGAGGAGCTGTTCGAGAAGCGGCTCGGGCGCCAGATCCACTTCGTCAACGACGCCGACGCGGCGGGGTTCGCCGAGCAGCAGTTCGGTGCGGCGAAGGGCGTCGACGGCCTCGTCATCATGACGACGCTCGGCACCGGCATCGGCACGGCCCTCATCAACGACGGGGTGCTCATCGTCAACGCCGAGCTCGGCCACATCGAGATCGACGGGGTCGACTACGAGACGAAGGCGTCGTACGCGGCGAAGGAGCGCGACGACCTCTCCTGGAAACACTGGGCCAAGCGCCTGCAGAAGTACTACTCCCACCTCGAGGCGTACTTGTCCCCCGAGCTGTTCGTCGTCGGCGGCGGCATCTCGAAGCAGCACGAGGAGTTCCTGCCCCTGCTCGACCTCCAGGCGAAGATCATCCCCGCGACGCTCCGCAACAACGCGGGGATCATCGGGGCCGCGAAGCTGGCGGCGGACAGCAAGGAGTGA
- the map gene encoding type I methionyl aminopeptidase: MPRDEHGHLTAGRISPTRPVPADIARPEYVGHVEPHEHGLGDTYTPDEVERIRTAGRIASQAIDAVAAAIRPGVTTDELDRVGHEFIVARGAYPSTLGYRGFPKSLCSSVNEVICHGIPDDTVLQDGDIVNIDITAYKDGVHGDTNRTFVVGTASQEVQDLVTRTEEAMRRGIRAVAPGRQVNVIGRAIESYAKRFGYGVVRDYTGHGVGRAFHSGLIIPHYDAPQYDTVIEPGMVFTIEPMLTLGGIDADIWPDDWTVSTRDKSWTAQFEQTLVVTERGAELLTVS, encoded by the coding sequence ATGCCCCGGGACGAACACGGACACCTCACTGCCGGCCGCATCAGTCCCACCCGCCCCGTCCCCGCGGACATCGCCCGACCGGAGTACGTGGGCCACGTCGAACCGCACGAGCACGGCCTGGGCGACACGTACACGCCCGACGAGGTCGAGCGGATCCGGACCGCGGGCCGTATCGCGTCGCAGGCCATCGACGCGGTCGCCGCCGCCATCCGCCCGGGGGTGACCACCGACGAGCTCGACCGGGTCGGCCACGAGTTCATCGTCGCGCGCGGCGCCTACCCGTCGACGCTCGGCTACCGCGGGTTCCCGAAGTCGCTCTGCTCCAGCGTCAACGAGGTCATCTGCCACGGCATCCCGGACGACACGGTGCTGCAGGACGGCGACATCGTGAACATCGACATCACGGCGTACAAGGACGGCGTCCACGGGGACACGAACCGGACCTTCGTCGTCGGCACCGCGAGCCAGGAGGTCCAGGACCTCGTCACGCGGACCGAGGAAGCCATGCGCCGTGGCATCCGCGCCGTCGCTCCCGGACGCCAGGTGAACGTCATCGGGCGGGCGATCGAGTCCTACGCCAAGCGGTTCGGGTACGGCGTCGTCCGTGACTACACCGGCCACGGCGTCGGGCGGGCGTTCCACTCCGGGCTCATCATCCCCCACTACGACGCCCCGCAGTACGACACCGTCATCGAGCCCGGCATGGTGTTCACGATCGAACCGATGCTCACCCTCGGTGGCATCGACGCGGACATCTGGCCCGACGACTGGACGGTCTCGACCCGCGACAAGTCCTGGACGGCACAGTTCGAACAGACCCTCGTCGTCACCGAACGCGGCGCCGAGCTCCTCACCGTTTCCTGA
- a CDS encoding site-specific integrase, with protein sequence MASIARRPDGKWRARYRDDDGKQHAKHFDRKGDAQKWLNEVTAAVVTGTYVDPNAGRLTLRDFYLEWKTRQVWAPTTLRAMDTAIRCCTFADTDLAKLRRSHVEQWVKTMTATLAASTIRTRVNNVRSVLRAAIRDRIIATDPSEAVTLPRQRRTEHAMRIPTPEQVGQVLTAAEDWFAPFVALAAFAGLRIGEASAVQVRDIDFLRRTLHVQRQVQNGPTGVEVSAPKYGSERKVYLPDALVTLLAQHIERVGVHGDDGWLFPGVPTSPRNMRRAFDRTCERVGLDLIPHDLRHFYASGLIAAGCDVVTVQRALGHAKATTTLNTYGHLWPTAEDRTRVAAADLMSTALDARGDQLGTAEG encoded by the coding sequence ATGGCAAGCATCGCGAGACGACCCGACGGCAAGTGGCGCGCCCGCTACCGCGACGACGACGGCAAGCAACACGCGAAGCACTTCGACCGCAAGGGCGACGCCCAGAAGTGGCTCAACGAAGTCACCGCCGCCGTTGTCACCGGCACCTACGTGGACCCCAACGCCGGACGGCTCACCCTCCGCGACTTCTACCTTGAATGGAAGACCCGGCAAGTGTGGGCACCCACCACCCTCCGAGCGATGGACACCGCCATCCGCTGCTGCACCTTCGCAGACACCGACCTCGCCAAACTGCGCCGCAGCCACGTCGAGCAGTGGGTGAAGACGATGACCGCCACCCTCGCCGCATCTACCATCCGGACCCGCGTCAACAACGTCCGCTCCGTCCTCCGCGCAGCCATCCGCGACCGCATCATCGCCACCGACCCATCCGAAGCCGTCACACTCCCCCGTCAGCGCCGCACCGAGCACGCCATGCGCATCCCCACCCCCGAGCAGGTCGGGCAGGTGCTCACCGCCGCAGAAGACTGGTTCGCGCCGTTCGTCGCCCTCGCAGCGTTCGCGGGCCTGCGGATCGGTGAAGCATCCGCCGTGCAGGTCCGGGACATCGACTTCCTCCGCCGCACCCTCCATGTCCAACGGCAGGTGCAGAACGGACCGACGGGTGTCGAGGTGTCAGCGCCGAAGTACGGGTCCGAGCGGAAGGTGTACCTGCCCGACGCGTTGGTGACGCTCCTGGCCCAGCACATCGAACGGGTCGGCGTGCATGGCGACGACGGATGGTTGTTCCCCGGCGTGCCCACCAGCCCCAGGAACATGCGCCGCGCGTTCGACCGCACGTGCGAGCGTGTCGGGTTGGACCTGATTCCCCACGACCTTCGGCACTTCTACGCGTCCGGCTTGATCGCTGCGGGCTGCGACGTGGTGACGGTGCAGCGGGCGCTGGGACACGCCAAGGCAACAACCACCCTGAACACGTACGGGCACCTGTGGCCGACCGCTGAGGACCGCACGCGGGTCGCTGCCGCGGACCTGATGAGCACCGCGCTTGACGCTCGTGGGGACCAGTTGGGGACCGCGGAGGGCTGA
- a CDS encoding helix-turn-helix domain-containing protein — MATKLLTVDEVAERLRRTPATIRWMRANNKGPKSAKVAGRVMFREEDVENYINLQFDGGDE; from the coding sequence ATGGCAACGAAACTGCTCACTGTGGACGAGGTAGCGGAACGGCTCCGGCGAACCCCCGCAACCATCCGTTGGATGCGAGCCAACAACAAGGGACCGAAGTCGGCAAAGGTCGCGGGCCGCGTCATGTTCCGCGAAGAGGACGTTGAGAACTACATCAACCTTCAGTTCGATGGCGGCGACGAATGA